The Phycisphaeraceae bacterium genome has a window encoding:
- a CDS encoding amidohydrolase family protein, with the protein MRLAGRLILDGSSIPQSGWVEVAGDRIARVEPGSCPATPDLGGDDCIICPGFIDAHVHLPQVDSIGVDGLELLEWLAQAIYPAESKWAEPRHAEQAAARAYRRMLRAGTLGYAGYLSSHLAGVTAVIRAAHAMPLRAVVGQSLMDREAPDLLLGQPEARLVRSARGRLVTSLNPRFAVSCSEAMLRRTGERLAAGFPDSPKQREPEDPSGNLFLQTHLAETKAECARVRELFPEDPHYTGVYDRFGLLTPRTLLAHGIHLSDEEWSLIASRGSVVVHCPGANTFLESGLFNLRAAREHGVRVALGSDVAAGPDFAMPRVARAMIEAAKLRRMTIDAEALVPTPGEAFDLITRGNADSLGWRDMGRIEVGASADLLVLRSTIEPDRHFFGRLIHGWEETWIVDRLVAGRPMVA; encoded by the coding sequence ATGCGACTCGCCGGACGCCTGATTCTCGATGGATCGTCGATTCCACAGTCCGGCTGGGTGGAGGTGGCGGGCGATCGCATCGCGCGCGTCGAGCCGGGCTCCTGCCCTGCCACACCCGATCTGGGCGGCGACGACTGCATCATCTGCCCCGGTTTCATCGACGCCCACGTCCACCTTCCCCAGGTGGACTCGATCGGCGTGGACGGGCTGGAACTGCTCGAATGGCTTGCACAGGCGATCTACCCCGCCGAGTCGAAGTGGGCCGAGCCGCGCCATGCGGAGCAGGCCGCCGCGCGGGCGTATCGGCGGATGCTTCGCGCCGGCACGCTGGGGTACGCGGGGTATCTCTCCAGCCATTTGGCGGGGGTGACGGCGGTCATCAGGGCGGCCCATGCGATGCCCCTTCGCGCCGTCGTGGGGCAGTCGCTCATGGACCGCGAGGCGCCGGACCTGCTGCTTGGTCAGCCGGAGGCGCGGCTGGTCCGCAGCGCCCGGGGGCGGCTGGTGACCTCTCTCAACCCGCGTTTCGCCGTGTCGTGTTCGGAAGCGATGCTGCGGCGCACGGGCGAACGACTGGCGGCGGGGTTTCCCGATTCACCCAAGCAACGCGAGCCCGAAGATCCCAGCGGCAACCTGTTCCTGCAGACGCACCTGGCCGAGACGAAGGCGGAGTGCGCCCGCGTGCGCGAACTGTTCCCCGAGGATCCGCATTACACCGGCGTGTACGACCGCTTCGGCCTGCTCACGCCCCGCACGCTGCTGGCGCACGGGATTCACCTGAGCGATGAGGAATGGTCGCTGATCGCCTCGCGCGGGTCGGTGGTCGTCCACTGCCCCGGCGCCAACACGTTTCTCGAATCGGGGTTGTTCAATCTGCGCGCTGCCCGCGAACACGGCGTGCGAGTGGCCCTCGGGTCGGACGTGGCGGCGGGGCCGGACTTCGCCATGCCGCGCGTGGCGCGGGCGATGATCGAGGCGGCGAAACTGCGCCGCATGACGATCGACGCCGAGGCCCTCGTCCCTACGCCCGGCGAGGCGTTCGACCTGATCACGCGCGGCAACGCCGATTCTCTCGGCTGGCGCGACATGGGCCGCATCGAGGTCGGCGCCAGCGCCGACCTGCTGGTGCTGCGATCGACGATCGAGCCGGACAGGCACTTCTTCGGACGGCTGATTCACGGGTGGGAGGAGACGTGGATCGTTGATCGACTGGTGGCCGGGCGGCCGATGGTCGCGTGA
- a CDS encoding TetR/AcrR family transcriptional regulator, which yields MAGRRMRAPERRRQLLEVAAAEFARRGYHGTTTAQLAKAAKITEPILYRHFTNKQALFVTLVDEVGDEVIAAWRASLEQATTPAERLGVLLAGNPATHERGRGIYRVIFHAMSESRNDEEIMAALQRHIGRLTAFLTDEISHLQQQKVVRKDASASGIALHLVQVAIGFGMLEPLGIKGVSSAKDRTDVQRLLATLLKA from the coding sequence ATGGCGGGGCGTCGGATGCGCGCGCCGGAGCGGCGCAGACAGTTGCTCGAAGTCGCGGCGGCGGAGTTCGCCCGCCGCGGGTATCACGGCACCACCACCGCCCAGCTCGCCAAGGCGGCAAAGATCACCGAGCCCATCCTCTATCGTCACTTCACCAACAAGCAGGCGCTCTTCGTCACGCTGGTGGATGAAGTCGGCGATGAGGTGATCGCCGCCTGGCGCGCGTCGCTGGAGCAGGCGACGACCCCCGCCGAGCGACTGGGGGTGCTGCTGGCCGGGAACCCCGCCACGCATGAACGCGGACGCGGCATCTATCGCGTCATCTTTCACGCCATGAGCGAGTCGCGCAACGACGAGGAGATCATGGCGGCTCTGCAGCGGCACATCGGACGGCTCACCGCCTTCCTGACCGACGAAATCTCGCATCTGCAGCAGCAGAAGGTGGTGCGGAAGGACGCTTCCGCCTCGGGCATCGCCCTGCACCTGGTGCAGGTGGCCATCGGCTTCGGCATGCTCGAGCCGCTTGGAATCAAGGGCGTCAGCAGCGCCAAGGATCGCACCGACGTGCAGCGGCTTCTCGCCACGCTGCTGAAGGCGTGA
- a CDS encoding class I SAM-dependent methyltransferase, with amino-acid sequence MSRRSSDWRPLDSEQSQRQIAELLDMLGSPPRTVLDLGCGDGRVMLPLVLHGHHVTGWDHDPAAIAAARTALRRLGVNADDPRARTRLERRNFLAAWTDLRRRFDAAIMLGRTLMTVTTHDHLATLFGQVAKRLTPGGLFVVDDFSTELWREVASGRWREGVSRDGRMQLVWQPGEAIVAVRQGRRVNRRHWAPTRSDQRLRLWTTDDLNHHARSVDLRSAPLRTGSTLRAWSRSGKVNVGEHRTGRRPSR; translated from the coding sequence ATGAGCCGCCGCTCATCCGACTGGAGACCCCTTGACTCCGAGCAGTCGCAACGCCAGATTGCGGAATTGCTCGATATGCTGGGATCACCTCCCCGCACGGTGCTGGATCTCGGGTGCGGCGACGGCCGCGTCATGCTCCCGCTGGTGCTGCATGGGCATCATGTCACCGGGTGGGATCATGATCCCGCCGCGATCGCCGCGGCTCGAACCGCCCTTCGTCGGCTCGGCGTCAACGCAGACGACCCGCGCGCCCGAACCCGCCTCGAGCGCCGGAACTTCCTCGCCGCGTGGACTGATTTGCGGAGGCGCTTCGACGCCGCCATCATGCTCGGTCGAACGCTGATGACCGTCACCACCCATGACCACCTGGCGACCCTGTTCGGTCAGGTGGCGAAGCGACTGACGCCTGGCGGGCTCTTCGTCGTCGATGACTTCTCCACCGAACTCTGGCGCGAGGTCGCTTCCGGTCGGTGGCGCGAGGGCGTGTCGCGCGACGGGCGGATGCAACTCGTCTGGCAGCCGGGCGAGGCGATTGTGGCGGTTCGGCAGGGTCGCCGGGTGAACCGGCGGCACTGGGCGCCGACCCGCTCCGATCAACGACTGCGACTGTGGACCACCGACGACCTGAATCATCATGCCCGGTCGGTGGACCTGCGATCGGCTCCTCTCCGGACGGGCTCCACGCTGCGGGCCTGGAGCAGGTCCGGAAAGGTGAACGTCGGGGAACATCGGACCGGCCGGCGGCCTTCACGCTGA
- a CDS encoding TolC family protein, with protein MLASGCESPFDAIDARTDAILRETSASIGTDALPPSGDRTGYAAGRSLTYPKSEIYRPPTNNPAAEAIPFRERVERSDAGVEAKSVIGRLESSGSVVQEGVLRLDLTEALAIAMRQARELKSAEEEYILAALRLLIERHAWGPRFFNDVSATVTGVAEDNAYNSALRVVNDLRVTQRLPYGGDVSARLLARATEDLREKVAGEGVQTAELILSANIPLLRGAGLSAAESRIQAERNLVYAARTFEEFRRQFLVNVARDFLGLVVQSRGIENSERQLIRLRDFQAREEALVQAGRQPPFQAALSAQDVLFAEDNLRSQKEAFRLAVDRFKVRLNIPVDQEVEIVPSTLGLPVPEADMDEAVRNALAYRLDLQNRRDQLDDTYRAIDIAKNQLLPDLDFSGSVGVPSDPGKDRDGLQLDFERNDFSAGITFGLPLDRETERLRLRQAQIAAERAQREYQRFRDTLVIDVRDAVREIDRAAFSLRLQEENIAIARRRLESIEVAPDRATARDKSDAADGLTRAENDRDRADRDLQVSILEYLLQTGTLRVNSDGTIRPLQGMTITPRSDDDRDDRDDNNREAGEAGGG; from the coding sequence TTGCTGGCAAGTGGTTGTGAGTCGCCATTCGACGCCATCGATGCCCGCACCGACGCCATCCTGCGCGAGACGAGCGCGTCAATTGGGACGGATGCTCTGCCTCCCAGCGGCGATCGAACGGGGTACGCCGCGGGTCGTTCGCTGACATACCCAAAATCTGAAATCTATCGACCGCCGACCAACAATCCGGCGGCCGAGGCCATCCCATTCCGCGAGCGGGTGGAGAGGTCGGATGCTGGTGTCGAGGCGAAATCAGTTATCGGACGATTGGAGTCGTCCGGGTCGGTGGTTCAGGAGGGTGTTCTTCGGCTGGACCTGACGGAAGCACTGGCCATCGCCATGCGTCAGGCGCGGGAGCTGAAGTCGGCGGAGGAGGAATACATTCTCGCCGCGCTGCGGTTGCTCATTGAGCGTCATGCGTGGGGGCCGCGGTTCTTCAACGACGTCAGCGCCACCGTGACGGGCGTCGCCGAGGACAACGCCTACAACAGCGCCTTGCGCGTGGTGAATGACCTGCGGGTGACGCAGCGGCTGCCCTATGGAGGCGATGTGTCGGCCCGCCTGCTGGCCCGCGCCACCGAGGATCTGCGCGAGAAGGTCGCCGGCGAAGGGGTTCAGACCGCAGAACTGATCCTGTCGGCGAACATTCCGCTGCTGCGAGGCGCCGGGCTGTCGGCGGCGGAAAGCCGCATTCAGGCGGAGCGGAACCTGGTGTACGCCGCTCGCACGTTCGAGGAGTTCCGTCGGCAGTTCCTGGTCAACGTTGCACGGGACTTCCTGGGACTGGTCGTGCAGTCGCGCGGGATCGAGAACTCGGAGCGTCAGTTGATCCGGCTGCGCGACTTCCAGGCGCGCGAGGAGGCGCTGGTGCAGGCGGGCCGTCAGCCCCCGTTTCAGGCGGCGCTTTCCGCCCAGGACGTGCTCTTCGCCGAGGACAATCTGCGCAGTCAGAAAGAGGCCTTCCGGCTCGCGGTGGACCGCTTCAAGGTGCGGCTGAACATTCCGGTGGACCAGGAAGTCGAAATCGTCCCGTCCACGCTGGGGCTTCCGGTGCCCGAGGCGGACATGGATGAGGCGGTGCGCAACGCGCTGGCCTACCGGCTGGACCTGCAGAATCGACGGGATCAGCTTGACGACACCTACCGGGCCATCGACATCGCCAAGAACCAGCTGCTTCCCGATCTGGACTTCTCCGGCTCGGTGGGCGTGCCCAGCGACCCGGGCAAGGATCGCGACGGGCTGCAGCTGGACTTCGAGCGCAACGATTTCTCCGCCGGCATCACCTTCGGGCTGCCGCTGGACCGGGAGACCGAGCGTCTGCGGTTGCGCCAGGCGCAGATCGCCGCCGAGCGGGCGCAACGGGAGTATCAGCGTTTTCGCGACACGCTGGTGATCGACGTGCGCGACGCGGTGCGCGAGATTGACCGGGCGGCCTTCTCGCTGCGGCTTCAGGAGGAGAACATCGCGATCGCCCGTCGTCGCCTCGAGTCCATCGAGGTGGCCCCCGACCGCGCCACGGCGCGTGACAAGAGCGACGCCGCCGATGGTCTGACCCGCGCCGAGAACGACCGCGACCGCGCCGACCGCGACCTGCAGGTGTCGATTCTGGAGTACCTGCTGCAGACGGGAACGCTTCGCGTCAACTCGGACGGCACGATTCGCCCCCTGCAGGGCATGACCATCACGCCGCGTTCGGATGATGACCGGGATGATCGAGATGACAATAATCGTGAAGCAGGGGAAGCCGGCGGGGGCTGA
- a CDS encoding DUF3488 domain-containing protein, with amino-acid sequence MRLLRSFPVAAFALVLLAIVSFCAAKNQVGFLLVTGAIAAASWYVAEGPRGLALPRWASNLLIILASIAVVPDIILHPTDAPGVLGRFAVYLCLIKLYERKTCRDYAQLLWLTLVLVVAGALSSRDLLFGVAVFFYTVLGVYVLLLYQIHAAQERAVLARRIESPPGHRLVPSVRPVIGRDVTGQFALTVLGACLLGLAVSTLVFLSVPRGVGAGWLRRILPDPARERGGVLGQVSLTTGSRITESRTPIFRVRVLSPSGEPVEYPGPLYLKANALDLYDSAQFTWLASPQPVAERNEPQTVGPAGFTPVADFSRLGAVPLESCYTLEFESLAPLDFAVLSIVAPIALSTDSDRAFTFNPRTGSIYLQGLTPPRGYRVKADPRPSDAVLRALNGRASVAMRSTLYDDDRVRREAERLIRAAGLPLNAPVSYPERGEHNRRVARAFEEHLQRQFTYTLDLSDVDIEGDPIPSFLLDFRRGHCEYFASALVAMCQTVGVEARIVTGYLGSDYEGNGWYTVRESNAHAWAEVRTGPFAWTAFDPTPPQTLERLLNPPSTMADQVRNVYEFLEVGWLANVVNFDASAQSAVADTMRLDALEAINRFTEQAVEWLRRFVSRFGFAGGLWILAVSAAVFVAGLVAVKLVRRARRLRRTLHLEHLKRSEYRRLLRQLGFYLDMLDVLRRAGLAKPAWQPPLAYADAIQARRPEVADPVRSLTRVFYAARYGGRTLTTDESTLAREALTRLAQRLSVRLP; translated from the coding sequence ATGAGGTTGCTGCGATCCTTTCCGGTGGCCGCCTTCGCGCTGGTGCTGCTGGCGATCGTAAGTTTCTGCGCCGCCAAGAACCAGGTGGGATTCCTGCTGGTGACGGGCGCGATCGCCGCCGCATCGTGGTACGTGGCGGAAGGTCCGCGCGGGCTGGCGCTGCCTCGCTGGGCCTCCAACCTGCTGATCATCCTGGCCTCGATCGCGGTGGTGCCGGACATCATCCTGCACCCCACCGACGCGCCGGGCGTGCTGGGACGGTTCGCGGTGTACCTGTGCCTGATCAAACTCTACGAGCGCAAGACCTGCCGCGATTACGCCCAGTTGCTGTGGCTGACGCTGGTGCTGGTGGTGGCCGGGGCGCTGTCGTCGCGCGACCTTCTGTTCGGGGTGGCGGTGTTCTTCTACACCGTGCTGGGCGTGTACGTGCTGCTGCTGTACCAGATTCACGCGGCGCAGGAGCGGGCCGTCCTCGCCCGCCGCATCGAATCGCCTCCGGGTCACCGGCTGGTGCCTTCGGTCCGTCCGGTCATCGGACGCGACGTGACCGGCCAGTTCGCATTGACGGTGCTGGGAGCATGCCTTCTGGGACTGGCGGTGAGCACGCTGGTGTTCCTGTCCGTGCCGCGCGGCGTGGGCGCCGGGTGGCTGCGCCGCATCCTGCCCGACCCCGCGCGTGAGCGGGGCGGCGTGCTGGGCCAGGTATCGCTGACGACCGGATCGCGCATCACCGAATCACGCACGCCCATCTTCCGCGTGCGCGTGCTCAGCCCCTCGGGCGAGCCGGTGGAGTACCCGGGACCGCTGTACCTGAAAGCCAACGCGCTGGATCTGTACGACAGCGCCCAGTTCACCTGGCTCGCCTCTCCGCAGCCCGTGGCGGAGCGCAACGAGCCGCAGACGGTCGGTCCCGCCGGCTTCACGCCCGTGGCGGACTTCTCACGCCTGGGCGCCGTTCCCCTTGAATCCTGCTACACGCTGGAGTTCGAGTCGCTGGCGCCGCTGGACTTCGCGGTCCTGTCGATCGTGGCGCCGATCGCGCTTTCCACCGACTCCGACCGCGCCTTTACGTTCAACCCGCGCACCGGCTCGATCTACCTGCAGGGATTGACGCCCCCGCGCGGCTACCGAGTGAAAGCCGATCCGCGCCCCAGCGACGCCGTGCTGCGGGCACTCAACGGACGAGCGAGCGTGGCGATGCGCTCCACCTTGTACGATGACGATCGCGTGCGGCGGGAGGCGGAGCGCCTGATCCGCGCCGCCGGCCTGCCGCTCAACGCGCCGGTCTCGTATCCCGAGCGAGGCGAGCACAATCGACGCGTGGCCCGGGCGTTCGAGGAGCATCTGCAGCGGCAGTTCACCTACACGCTTGACCTGAGCGACGTGGACATCGAGGGCGACCCCATTCCCAGTTTCCTGCTCGACTTCCGGCGCGGGCACTGCGAGTACTTCGCCAGCGCCCTGGTGGCCATGTGTCAGACCGTGGGTGTGGAGGCCCGCATCGTCACCGGGTACCTGGGCAGCGACTACGAAGGCAACGGCTGGTACACCGTGCGCGAGTCGAACGCGCACGCCTGGGCCGAGGTGCGCACCGGGCCCTTCGCCTGGACGGCGTTTGACCCCACCCCGCCGCAGACGCTCGAACGGTTGCTCAATCCGCCCAGCACCATGGCCGACCAGGTGCGGAACGTGTACGAGTTTCTCGAAGTGGGCTGGCTCGCCAACGTGGTCAACTTTGACGCATCGGCTCAGTCCGCCGTGGCTGACACGATGCGCCTGGACGCGCTGGAAGCCATCAACCGCTTCACGGAGCAGGCGGTGGAGTGGCTGCGCCGCTTTGTTTCGCGGTTCGGCTTCGCCGGCGGGTTGTGGATCCTGGCGGTCTCGGCGGCGGTGTTCGTGGCCGGGCTGGTGGCCGTCAAACTGGTCCGTCGAGCCAGGCGGCTCCGCCGCACGCTGCACCTGGAGCATCTGAAGCGTTCCGAGTACCGGCGTCTGCTCCGGCAACTGGGCTTCTACCTCGACATGCTCGACGTGCTTCGTCGCGCCGGGCTCGCCAAGCCCGCGTGGCAGCCCCCGCTCGCGTACGCTGACGCGATTCAGGCGCGACGGCCTGAAGTCGCCGACCCCGTCCGTTCGCTGACGCGCGTGTTCTACGCGGCCCGATATGGCGGACGCACCCTGACGACCGACGAATCCACCCTGGCCCGCGAAGCGCTGACGCGGCTTGCCCAGCGGCTCTCGGTGCGACTGCCATGA
- a CDS encoding DUF58 domain-containing protein, translating to MSAALRPHLPLLASVGLLAGLLLAAMHGQNNLLFWAAGVLGAAIILSAGYATLCMRAIEVKRLDPKHGLVGEPLVIQYAVTNRSRFLPAFNVTVEDLPPRGTSRDRHFSNRARAWIMHIGPGETVHGEAVLWPAARGEASFERLRAWTTFPFGILRRTRTMSQPAHTLIYPRRYALKRGVLESIIPSGPLGMKLSNRPGGGDDYFGLREYKPGDGRRQIAWKRSAGGEALIVKERTLPSPPRLRIVLNLTVPTEALQHDPRGTLDPSELEERAISLAATFVHAGYRAGFEVGLTVLGMDVPATPLRRSHWHVEKILGALAGLDLSRARTPVAARATADAERAGMVIIHPARIDTGIMRRDGWHFSAGQIEHLVLTRSVLAEGPTPLSTAAHPLHEEVAA from the coding sequence ATGAGCGCCGCGCTCCGTCCCCACCTTCCGTTGCTGGCGTCGGTCGGGCTGCTCGCCGGGCTGCTGCTGGCCGCCATGCACGGACAGAACAACCTGCTCTTCTGGGCGGCGGGGGTGCTGGGGGCGGCGATCATCCTCTCCGCGGGGTACGCCACGCTGTGCATGCGGGCCATTGAGGTCAAACGCCTTGATCCCAAGCACGGACTGGTCGGCGAACCGCTGGTCATCCAGTACGCCGTCACCAACCGCAGCCGCTTCCTGCCCGCCTTCAACGTGACGGTGGAGGATCTGCCCCCCCGCGGCACATCGCGGGACCGTCACTTTTCCAACCGCGCCCGCGCCTGGATCATGCACATCGGCCCAGGAGAGACCGTCCATGGCGAGGCGGTGCTCTGGCCGGCGGCCCGCGGTGAGGCGTCGTTTGAACGCCTCCGGGCGTGGACGACTTTCCCCTTCGGCATCCTGCGCCGGACGCGCACCATGTCGCAGCCGGCGCACACGCTCATCTACCCGCGCCGCTATGCGCTCAAGCGCGGCGTGCTGGAGTCCATCATCCCCTCCGGTCCGCTGGGGATGAAACTCTCGAACCGACCGGGCGGAGGCGACGACTACTTCGGGCTGCGCGAGTACAAGCCGGGCGATGGTCGACGCCAGATCGCGTGGAAGCGCTCCGCGGGGGGCGAGGCGCTCATCGTCAAGGAACGCACGCTCCCCAGCCCGCCCCGGCTGCGCATCGTGCTCAATCTGACCGTGCCCACGGAGGCGCTGCAACACGACCCTCGCGGAACCCTCGATCCGTCGGAACTGGAGGAGCGGGCCATCTCCCTGGCCGCCACCTTCGTCCACGCGGGCTACCGGGCGGGCTTCGAGGTGGGGTTGACCGTGCTGGGCATGGACGTCCCCGCCACGCCCCTGCGCCGCAGCCACTGGCACGTGGAGAAGATTCTCGGCGCGCTCGCCGGACTGGACCTGAGCCGCGCGCGGACGCCGGTGGCGGCTCGCGCCACGGCGGACGCGGAGCGGGCCGGCATGGTCATCATCCATCCCGCACGCATCGATACGGGCATCATGCGGCGCGACGGCTGGCACTTCTCCGCCGGGCAGATCGAGCACCTGGTGCTGACGCGCTCGGTGCTGGCCGAAGGCCCGACGCCCCTTTCGACGGCGGCCCATCCCCTGCACGAGGAGGTCGCCGCATGA
- a CDS encoding beta-galactosidase — protein MTRITHDGQSFSIDNRRVWLVGAGIDYARVPPDMWADRIAAAKQAGFNTVVTTCPWLVHEPRKGRYVFDGFGNVRRFVELCIEQELYVGVKVGPYVGGSYDGGGLPSWLREIASISLRDGGPLFMERVSLYLRKLIGEFSNLQVTSAKPGGVIFVQAEQSWHCTNDDLAESYLAEINRHIRENGVYVPIFTANGLWIDTPGTVETWTGWDGLLSNLRQLRVIHPDRPRVVSSLEIASPVVWGEEPPPQRDADAIVHRVAQVLAAGAQPMLAGFHGGTNFGFLGGRMPGGPDRFVATAAAPGTLLGEGGARSAKYERVKRIMTFASHFGFVFAELDTDYQPVTLAVDQIGGEDAASRRKRCGGPAVVPLRGAQGRVVFLFDEPGVTDQAATLLLDNGLPLTIHMGDQWVTWLLLDVDLGGRGRLDYCNLRPFALIDRSILVLYGPEKSPAHLSINESAMETTVPTGAKPRVIRHGDMTVVICNEQQIDATYIAGSRVYVGADGLDASGQPLPKPGFTHITVIGGQGEETQTQRAAPIVKAPPTIRLDTWGYVSCSGYVDGSNPRFASIAGPETLDACGTPSGYGWYRVQFKSASAAKRLCAVPDIGQRLHLYVDGDPMGIAGTGPGAMGNFFELKVGKGEHVAVGLADHTGRFSGGNDFGRRKGWFGHLFAVKPVKASRPKIESGEPISPLSVRPFILGQSETRLTSDQQIVWSFEHRRKTPIIIHVHNVEAYGAFLLNGTPVTWYAGATGETAMRFVVQADDSSPFKRGRNELRFAPDPDCVNGLDAMMKSLALYECVENLTEGGSWGFARWEAPPVGQFASPGRGGPKVSKGQPGWWRTTFTPKPSTVPAWFDTEGLSKGQVYLNGHNVGRYFTATATGARVGPQRCLYLPESWLKPGEENEIMVFDEHGFDPSKTRIEYRVRGEFEV, from the coding sequence ATGACACGAATCACCCACGACGGCCAGAGTTTTTCCATTGACAATCGCCGCGTGTGGCTGGTCGGTGCGGGGATCGACTACGCCCGCGTACCCCCGGACATGTGGGCGGACCGGATCGCGGCGGCCAAGCAGGCCGGCTTCAACACCGTCGTCACCACCTGTCCCTGGCTGGTTCATGAGCCGCGCAAGGGTCGCTACGTCTTCGACGGGTTCGGCAACGTCCGACGATTCGTCGAGTTGTGCATCGAGCAGGAGCTCTATGTCGGCGTGAAGGTGGGGCCCTACGTGGGCGGTTCGTATGATGGCGGCGGGCTGCCCTCGTGGCTGCGCGAGATCGCCTCGATCTCGCTTCGCGATGGCGGGCCGCTCTTCATGGAGCGAGTGTCGCTCTACCTGCGCAAACTGATCGGCGAATTCAGCAACCTGCAGGTGACGAGCGCCAAGCCGGGGGGCGTGATCTTCGTGCAGGCGGAGCAGTCGTGGCACTGCACCAATGACGACCTGGCGGAATCATACCTGGCGGAGATCAACCGGCACATCCGGGAGAACGGCGTCTACGTGCCGATCTTCACCGCCAACGGGCTGTGGATCGACACGCCCGGCACCGTGGAAACCTGGACAGGGTGGGACGGGTTGCTGTCGAACCTGCGTCAGTTGCGGGTCATCCACCCGGATCGTCCGCGGGTCGTGAGTTCGCTGGAGATCGCCTCGCCGGTGGTGTGGGGCGAGGAGCCGCCCCCCCAGCGGGACGCGGACGCCATCGTGCATCGTGTGGCCCAGGTCCTGGCGGCGGGGGCGCAGCCGATGCTGGCGGGGTTCCACGGGGGAACCAACTTCGGCTTCCTGGGCGGTCGCATGCCGGGCGGACCGGATCGATTTGTCGCCACCGCCGCCGCCCCCGGAACCCTGCTGGGCGAAGGGGGCGCCCGAAGTGCGAAGTACGAGCGCGTCAAGCGCATCATGACCTTCGCCAGCCACTTCGGATTCGTCTTCGCCGAACTCGACACCGACTACCAGCCGGTCACTCTGGCGGTGGATCAGATCGGGGGCGAGGACGCCGCCTCGAGACGCAAGCGTTGCGGCGGGCCCGCGGTGGTGCCCCTGCGCGGGGCCCAGGGTCGCGTCGTGTTCCTGTTCGACGAGCCGGGGGTGACCGACCAGGCAGCCACGCTGCTGCTCGACAACGGGCTGCCGCTGACGATCCACATGGGCGACCAGTGGGTCACCTGGCTGCTGCTGGACGTGGACCTCGGGGGACGGGGCCGGCTGGATTACTGCAACCTGCGCCCATTTGCGCTCATTGACCGCTCCATCCTGGTGCTGTACGGGCCTGAGAAGTCGCCGGCGCACCTCTCGATCAACGAGTCGGCCATGGAAACCACCGTTCCCACCGGCGCCAAGCCGCGGGTGATCCGGCATGGCGACATGACGGTGGTGATCTGCAACGAGCAGCAGATTGACGCGACCTACATCGCCGGTTCGCGCGTGTACGTCGGCGCTGACGGTCTGGACGCCTCGGGGCAGCCGCTGCCCAAGCCGGGCTTCACGCATATCACGGTGATCGGAGGACAGGGCGAGGAGACGCAGACGCAGCGCGCGGCGCCGATCGTGAAGGCGCCGCCGACCATCCGACTGGACACGTGGGGATACGTGTCATGCTCGGGGTACGTGGACGGCTCGAATCCGCGGTTCGCCTCCATCGCCGGGCCGGAGACGCTCGACGCCTGCGGCACGCCCAGCGGCTACGGGTGGTATCGCGTGCAGTTCAAGTCGGCATCGGCGGCCAAGCGCCTCTGCGCGGTGCCGGACATCGGACAGCGGCTGCATCTGTACGTCGACGGTGACCCGATGGGGATCGCCGGCACCGGCCCAGGCGCCATGGGCAACTTCTTCGAACTCAAGGTTGGCAAGGGCGAACATGTCGCCGTCGGACTGGCGGATCACACGGGACGATTCTCGGGCGGCAATGACTTCGGACGGCGCAAGGGCTGGTTCGGGCATCTCTTCGCCGTCAAACCGGTCAAGGCGAGCCGACCGAAGATCGAGTCCGGCGAGCCGATCTCGCCGCTCTCCGTGCGACCTTTCATCCTCGGCCAGTCGGAGACACGGCTCACCAGCGATCAGCAGATCGTGTGGTCGTTCGAGCACCGACGCAAAACGCCCATCATCATCCACGTTCACAACGTGGAGGCGTACGGCGCTTTTCTGCTCAACGGAACGCCGGTGACGTGGTACGCCGGCGCCACCGGCGAGACCGCCATGCGCTTCGTCGTGCAGGCGGATGACAGCAGCCCCTTCAAGCGAGGCAGGAATGAACTGCGCTTCGCGCCCGACCCGGACTGCGTGAATGGCCTGGACGCGATGATGAAGTCGCTCGCCCTGTACGAATGCGTCGAGAACCTCACCGAGGGCGGGTCGTGGGGCTTCGCGCGGTGGGAGGCGCCGCCTGTCGGCCAGTTCGCATCGCCAGGACGGGGCGGACCCAAGGTCAGCAAGGGACAGCCCGGCTGGTGGCGGACGACCTTCACCCCCAAGCCCAGCACCGTGCCGGCCTGGTTCGACACCGAGGGACTGAGCAAGGGACAGGTGTACCTCAACGGCCACAACGTGGGGCGATACTTCACCGCCACGGCGACCGGAGCCAGGGTCGGACCGCAGCGCTGCCTCTATCTGCCCGAATCGTGGCTCAAACCCGGCGAGGAGAACGAGATCATGGTCTTTGACGAGCATGGGTTCGACCCGTCGAAGACCCGCATCGAGTACCGGGTGCGCGGCGAGTTCGAGGTGTGA